The following coding sequences lie in one Crassostrea angulata isolate pt1a10 chromosome 10, ASM2561291v2, whole genome shotgun sequence genomic window:
- the LOC128165632 gene encoding tRNA:m(4)X modification enzyme TRM13 homolog yields MQMDKLNENQCAFFLTKKKRYCRFKSTANGKYCPEHAGILGVDQGRERVPCPLNPKHYCYKDSVEKHLKKCQKQQKEMPPYFSKGINMDRDGVETGPEVKTPLKEFSTPELHNLIEKVEKLYDEHVKAIDEEILHHHCLDEELGNESFGIPAIRHRKQQASLVGQIQKLGLLQEGFCFVELGAGKGNLSHWIQQALPDKSDLGFVLVDYGHVRYKADNRHKWPDTGPKFERLRIDIADLNLGIVESVSAGQRPVVAVGKHLCGGATDLALRCVTNTLKLRESEEHSQQPEQKKMRTEDNPSQRASLAGVTIALCCHHRCSWDTYIGKEFMEKCGLTQRDFALLCKLSGWTAATWTGWKTKEEMNREISGVSLGVSPNRDIGGVSPNRNIDGVDPNRDISGVSPKCTDSKEDQGETSSTAKNIKDKNRQTSQLEGKTTEDKEITGSNDLEEHQGQEQSFSRTDLHLSPAQREEIGRKCKRLIDYGRVLYLRNCGLQSQLKTYIEEKLTPENVVIVANIAS; encoded by the exons ATGCAGATGGATAAACTCAACGAAAATCAATGTGCGTTCTTCTTGACAAAAAAGAAACGCTATTGTAGATTTAAATCGACTGCAAATGGAAAATATTGCCCAGAGCATGCAGGGATTCTTGGG GTTGACCAAGGAAGAGAGAGAGTACCATGCCCATTAAACCCGaaaca TTATTGCTACAAAGACAGTGTAGAGAAACACctgaaaaaatgtcaaaaacagcAGAAGGAAATGCCg CCATATTTTTCCAAAGGAATAAACATGGACCGGGATGGTGTTGAAACAGGACCAGAAGTTAAG acaccattaaaAGAGTTTTCAACACCTGAACTACacaatttgattgaaaaagttgaaaaacttTATGATG AACATGTTAAAGCTATTGATGAAGAAATCCTTCACCATCATTGCCTGGATGAAGAACTTGGTAACGAGTCTTTTGGTATCCCTGCCATACGCCACAGAAAACAGCAG GCTTCACTTGTCGGACAGATTCAGAAGTTGGGCTTGTTACAGGAAGGTTTCTGTTTTGTAGAGTTGGGAGCTGGCAAAG GTAATCTATCTCACTGGATCCAGCAGGCGTTGCCAGACAAATCCGACCTAGGCTTTGTGTTGGTGGACTATGGTCATGTAAGATACAAG GCAGACAACAGGCACAAATGGCCGGACACAGGACCCAAATTTGAACGTCTACGCATAGATATTGCTGATTTAAATCTAG GCATTGTTGAGAGTGTATCTGCGGGTCAGAGACCAGTGGTAGCGGTCGGCAAACATCTCTGTGGGGGAGCAACAG ACTTGGCATTGCGGTGTGTCACTAATACTCTAAAACTGAGAGAATCAGAGGAACATTCACAACAACCGGAACAGAAGAAAATGAGGACAGAGGACAACCCTTCTCAAAG AGCATCCCTGGCAGGTGTAACCATTGCACTTTGTTGTCACCATCGATGTAGCTGGGATACTTACATAGGGAAAGAGTTCATGGAGAAGTGTGGCCTCACTCAGCGAGACTTTGCTCTGCTGTGTAAACTCAGTGGATGGACTGCTGCAACCTGGACTGGCTGGAAAACCAAGGAAGAGATGAATAGAGAAATCAGTGGTGTCAGTCTTGGTGTCAGCCCAAATCGAGATATCGGTGGTGTCAGTCCAAATCGAAATATTGATGGTGTCGATCCAAATCGAGATATCAGTGGTGTTAGTCCAAAGTGTACAGACAGCAAAGAAGACCAAGGAGAAACCAGCAGCACggcaaaaaatatcaaagacaaaaaCAGACAAACATCACAACTGGAAGGCAAAACCACAGAAGATAAAGAGATCACAGGTTCCAATGACCTTGAGGAACATCAAGGACAAGAGCAGTCATTTTCAAG GACTGACCTACACTTGTCCCCTGCTCAGAGAGAGGAGATAGGCAGGAAGTGTAAGAGACTGATCGACTATGGTCGGGTCCTCTACCTGAGAAACTGTGGACTTCAGAGCCAGCTCAAAACATACATAGAGGAAAAACTGACTCCTGAAAATGTTGTGATTGTAGCAAATATTGCAAGctga
- the LOC128165634 gene encoding UV excision repair protein RAD23 homolog B-like has product MFVTLKTLQQQTFKIEIDPEDLVKSLKEKIENEKGKEHFPAGGQKLIYAGKILDDEKKIGEYKIEEKNFVVVMVTKPKPAAAKPAEPSPAPPVATPAPAPAATEAPKPAEEKKEEKMETTQSETKTEAPPASTTSTSTATTETSGSEASGQVSAESMLVTGQEYENMVMEIMSMGFERDQVIRALRASFNNPNRAVEYLFQGIPDTPEPEPPTGAPVAPEQTTQQTSPASNPPATGGGSLSMPAAGQTGGEDPLSFLRSQPQFQRMRQLIQDNPNFLPELLRQIGQSNPPLLQMISQNQERFIQMLNEPAEGGDVSDQAQGGGLPSAGAPPGSGIIQVTPSEKEAIERLKALGFSEGMCIQAYFACERNEDLAANFLLSQTEDDQQS; this is encoded by the exons ATGTTCGTCACGCTGAAAACTTTACAACAACAGACcttcaaaattgaaattgacCCAGAAGACTTG GTCAAaagtttgaaagaaaaaatagaaaatgaaaaGGGAAAAGAACATTTTCCTGCTGGAGGACAGAAGTTGATCTATGCAG GAAAGATTCTCGATGATGAAAAGAAAATAGGCGAATACAAAATTGAAGAGAAAAACTTTGTAGTAGTAATGGTGACAAAG CCCAAACCAGCAGCAGCCAAACCTGCTGAGCCGAGCCCCGCCCCTCCTGTAGCCACCCCGGCCCCAGCCCCTGCTGCAACGGAGGCCCCTAAACCAGCCGAGGAGAAGAAGGAGGAGAAAATGGAAACTACACAAAG TGAGACAAAAACGGAGGCTCCCCCTGCCTCCACCACCAGTACCTCCACAGCTACCACAGAGACCTCGGGCTCAGAGGCCTCGGGCCAGGTGTCTGCCGAGAGCATGCTGGTCACCGGCCAGGAGTACGAGAACATGGTGATGGAGATCATGTCCATGGGGTTCGAGCGAGACCAGGTGATTCGAGCACTGAGAGCCAGCTTTAACAATCCAAACAGAGCCGTCGAGTATCTGTTCCAG GGAATCCCTGACACACCAGAACCGGAACCACCTACAGGAGCCCCTGTAGCCCCGGAACAGACCACTCAACAGACCTCCCCAGCCTCCAATCCCCCCGCCACAGGGGGTGGGTCCTTATCAATGCCCGCGGCAGGACAGACAGGAG GAGAGGACCCTTTGTCGTTTTTAAGAAGTCAGCCACAATTTCAGAGAATGAGACAATTGATACAAGACAACCCCAATTTCTTACCAGAACTCCTCCGACAGATAGGCCAGTCTAATCCTCCTTTATTACAG ATGATAAGTCAGAATCAAGAACGCTTCATACAGATGTTGAACGAACCTGCAGAGGGAGGGGATGTATCGGATCAGGCCCAGGGTGGGGGGTTACCTTCTGCTGGGGCACCTCCAGGGAGTGGTATTATACAAGTTACACCTTCAGAGAAAGAGGCCATAGAGAGG cTTAAAGCTTTAGGATTTTCAGAGGGAATGTGCATACAAGCCTATTTTGCCTGTGAAAGGAATGAAGATTTAGCTgcaaattttcttttatctcAAACAGAGGATGATCAGCAAAGTTGA